One genomic window of Tachypleus tridentatus isolate NWPU-2018 chromosome 12, ASM421037v1, whole genome shotgun sequence includes the following:
- the LOC143235590 gene encoding MDS1 and EVI1 complex locus protein EVI1-B-like, with protein MPFPIGGNKEGEVTMVENFREPAMPYDRDRNLDSEFISGQCPKNVVSGLIPDTNSAVLQFLPEELQLRPSSLSYQIGVWTKNKISKRSRFGPILARLESTQTSKLSWKVVEQCGKLRGWLSTAIRPSGHWTNLVRRADDMVASNTRMVFENGKLYLEVSIPLEESTELIISAAEIILEEKSDATVGQDLSKNDSQVFTNATACSSGSETLFPRSSLKKQLYSFFVQSLPPPLIPVSRTEEGAPLRTNNKQSTEMSDEGILDQLSDTQSFNDSDLSSHWCSDLVQCDKEYNCDQCAKVSHDDKHCYVCENCKKMFTDPSNLQRHIRSQHIGARSHACSECGKTFATSSGLKQHMHIHSSVKPFQCEVCFKAYTQFSNLCRHKRMHANCRMKVKCQKCGQVFSTMALLIKHKRYCEVTEPTSQNPAIYSCLSEGSSTRQSAYTSKCSDSLDVVPQTNQVLFYPRLSFYSSTFYSYPLSTRGSLPGPFPFILDPTPFISNRSLTFHPSCNSEKQYGSDNQLYNIQRPTFLQREKEEMCLETSGFDISEEMTLDKDLEELSTTEEEYISGDDNVKTPLFTQKYSVHDLLFNSNRNSPLSKLPVVRKSSKIQAWQLNFPTSGDSEKPYNRSQMNISSKEQHVTGSHETGKTPQKEEPLDLRIFKTQISLEKAEETELQLQERTKLQLINTIVSKNDTESLCQSSLHGAYPRPVHPMILGNINNLQQQHSIFPCSSRLPSLLLQEPKFLSRPVFGTGFSSFDLQRSHFEKIENQMSDILSQQLNKNKNGYSCKFCGKLFPRSANLTRHLRTHTGEQPYKCKYCQRSFSISSNLQRHVRNIHNKEKPFSCSLCDRSFGQQTNLERHFKKHEPGALLYEHSPKQDNETEREFNDIGNFVGMITDLKTNNDKQISERLEIDKVDLMDLVGRNTPEEPEETIQKKFCFEPIKDDNIHSSSQITKFASSCESNMPTYVISDTHTTQNQNCIFAGLRTNDEEHRDISGSCQSITKHQRHIVSPALSGSLQTSMFLNRDIFTDSITLNLSVNEKPLVHSNCETNMYLQSKAKERQENDSNLSKKKQFDCGYSINQYKKYYLFE; from the exons ATGCCTTTTCCCATAGGAGGAA ACAAGGAAGGAGAAGTGACAATGGTAGAAAACTTCAGGGAACCCGCCATGCCATACGATCGTGACAGAAACCTTGACAGTGAGTTTATCTCAGGCCAGTGTCCAAAAAACGTTGTAAGTGGTTTGATTCCGGATACTAACTCTGCAGTACTACAATTCCTACCCGAAGAATTACAGCTTAGACCTAGCAGTCTAAGTTACCAGATCGGCGTATGGACAAAAAATAAGATCAGTAAAAGGTCGCGATTCGGTCCAATACTGGCTCGTCTTGAGTCAACACAAACATCTAAATTGTCGTGGAAG GTAGTAGAACAGTGTGGAAAATTGAGAGGTTGGCTCTCCACTGCTATCAGACCGTCAGGCCATTGGACAAATCTCGTACGTCGTGCTGACGACATGGTAGCTAGCAATACTCGTATGGTGTTTGAAAATGGAAAG TTGTATCTGGAAGTTTCTATACCTTTGGAAGAATCAACCGAACTTATCATTTCAGCAGCAGAAATTATCCTAGAAGAAAAAAGTGATGCCACTGTCGGTCAAGACCTTTCTAAAAATGACA gtCAAGTATTTACAAATGCCACTGCCTGCAGCTCTGGTAGCGAAACACTGTTCCCCAGATCTAGTCTCAAAAAACAACTATATTCATTCTTCGTCCAATCATTACCTCCTCCACTAATACCAGTGTCGCGGACGGAAGAGGGAGCTCCTCTGCGAACCAATAACAAGCAGTCTACTGAAATGAGCGATGAAGGAATACTTGATCAGCTTTCTGACACACAGAG TTTCAACGACTCAGACCTTTCTTCTCATTGGTGTAGCGACTTAGTACAATGTGACAAAGAATATAACTGTGACCAATGTGCGAAGGTGTCACACGATGATAAGCATTGTTACGtttgtgaaaactgtaaaaaaatgtttaccgATCCCAGTAACTTACAACGTCATATTCGGTCCCAACACATTGGTGCGCGTTCTCATGCCTGCTCAGAGTGTGGAAAAACGTTTGCGACCTCTAGTGGTTTGAAACAACATATGCACATTCACAGTAGTGTCAAACCATTCCAGTGCGAAGTTTGTTTTAAAGCTTACACACAGTTCTCTAATTTATGCCGACACAAAAGGATGCATGCAAACTGTCGCATGAAAGTTAAATGCCAAAAATGTGGTCAAGTGTTTTCAACAATGGCGTTACTAATTAAACATAAAAGGTATTGTGAGGTCACAGAGCCGACATCTCAAAATCCTGCAATTTACTCTTGTTTGTCTGAGGGTAGTTCTACTAGACAAAGCGCATATACCAGCAAGTGCTCTGATTCTCTGGATGTAGTGCCACAAACCAACCAAGTTCTGTTCTACCCAAGGCTCTCATTCTACTCATCCACGTTTTATAGTTACCCTTTATCTACACGTGGAAGTCTCCCTGGGCCATTTCCCTTTATCTTAGATCCTACACCATTCATTTCAAATAGATCTCTGACTTTTCATCCTTCGTGCAATTCAGAAAAACAGTATGGTTCTGATAACCAACTGTATAACATTCAAAGACCAACGTTTCTACAGCGAGAGAAAGAAGAAATGTGTTTGGAGACCTCTGGATTTGATATTTCAGAGGAAATGACATTAGACAAGGATTTGGAGGAATTGTCTACAACGGAGGAGGAATACATTAGTGGTGACGACAACGTAAAAACGCCGTTATTTACCCAGAAGTACAGTGTACATGACCTATTATTTAATTCAAATCGAAATTCCCCTCTTAGTAAGCTACCAGTTGTGAGAAAAAGTAGTAAAATTCAGGCCTGGCAACTAAACTTTCCGACATCCGGTGATTCTGAAAAACCTTATAATCGTTCTCAGATGAATATTTCTTCAAAAGAGCAACACGTCACCGGAAGTCACGAAACAGGCAAAACACCTCAAAAAGAAGAGCCTCTTGATTTGCGTAtctttaaaacacaaatttctTTAGAAAAAGCCGAAGAAACTGAACTGCAGTTACAGGAAAGAACAAAGCTTCAGCTCATAAATACCATTGTCTCCAAAAACGATACAGAGTCTTTGTGCCAATCATCACTGCATGGGGCTTATCCTAGACCTGTGCATCCAATGATCTTGGGAAACATTAATAACCTTCAACAACAGCACTCCATCTTTCCTTGTTCATCTAGATTACCATCCTTATTATTGCAAGAACCAAAATTCTTAAGTCGTCCTGTTTTTGGTACCGGCTTTTCTTCTTTTGATCTCCAGAGAAGTCACTTCGAGAAAATTGAGAACCAAATGAGTGATATACTTTCTCAACagttaaacaagaacaaaaatggCTACTCGTGTAAATTTTGTGGTAAATTGTTTCCTCGTTCTGCTAATCTTACTCGCCATCTTCGAACCCACACAGGAGAGCAGCCGTACAAATGTAAATACTGTCAAAGATCATTCAGTATTTCCTCTAACCTCCAACGTCATGTTCGAAATATTCACAACAAAGAGAAGCCATTCAGTTGTTCACTTTGTGATCGCAGTTTTGGTCAACAAACAAATCTGGAGCGacattttaaaaaacatgaaCCAGGCGCGTTACTTTATGAACACTCTCCAAAACAAGACAATGAGACCGAAAGGGAATTTAATGACATTGGAAATTTTGTAGGAATGATTACAGATTTGAAAACTAACAACGATAAACAAATTTCGGAACGACTAGAAATAGATAAAGTTGACCTAATGGATCTGGTTGGGAGAAACACGCCAGAGGAACCAGAAGAGACTATACAGAAAAAGTTCTGTTTTGAACCTATAAAAGATGATAATATTCATTCTTCTTCACAGATAACGAAGTTTGCCAGTTCTTGTGAGTCGAATATGCCCACATATGTAATTTCCGATACTCATACAACACAAAATCAGAATTGTATTTTTGCAGGTCTACGTACTAATGATGAGGAACACCGTGATATTTCTGGAAGCTGTCAAAGTATTACTAAGCATCAGCGTCACATTGTTTCTCCTGCTTTAAGTGGTTCTCTTCAAACATCAATGTTCTTAAATAGAGACATTTTTACAGACAGCATTACTTTAAATCTTAGTGTAAATGAAAAGCCGCTCGTTCACTCAAATTGTGAGACTAACATGTACTTACAAAGCAAAGCCAAAGAAAGACAAGAGAATGATTCCAATTTgtctaaaaaaaaacagtttgactGTGGGTATAGTATAAAtcaatataagaaatattacttGTTTGAGTAG